In Meleagris gallopavo isolate NT-WF06-2002-E0010 breed Aviagen turkey brand Nicholas breeding stock chromosome 3, Turkey_5.1, whole genome shotgun sequence, one DNA window encodes the following:
- the IMPAD1 gene encoding inositol monophosphatase 3: protein MFHLLRAAFPTVQINSEERVDTTDQETVSWDRNIPEDIKEKIQPKEVPAESVTVWIDPLDATQEYTEDLRQYVTTMVCVAVNGKPVIGVIHKPFSAYTAWAMVDGGSNVKARSFYNEKTPRIIVSRSHAGKVEQVARQTFGNKTVIIPAGGAGYKVLALLDVAEKNQEEADVYIHVTYIKKWDICAGNAVLRALGGHMTTLTGEEISYTGSDGNEGGLIASINMDHKALIEKLPDLEKTSHK from the exons ATAAACTCTGAGGAACGTGTTGATACAACTGATCAGGAGACAGTCTCTTGGGATCGCAATATTCCTGaagatataaaagaaaaaatacagcctAAAGAGGTTCcagcagaaagtgttactgtCTGGATTGATCCATTAGACGCTACACAAGAGTACACAG AGGATCTTCGGCAGTATGTCACAACAATGGTTTGTGTGGCTGTAAATGGGAAACCAGTAATAGGAGTGATACATAAGCCATTCTCAGCATATACAG CCTGGGCAATGGTGGATGGTGGGTCAAATGTAAAAGCTCGTTCCTTCTACAATGAGAAGACTCCAAGGATTATTGTATCCCGCTCCCACGCAGGAAAAGTGGAGCAGGTTGCACGGCAGACTTTTGGAAATAAGACTGTGATAATCCCCGCTGGTGGAGCAG GTTACAAAGTGCTGGCTCTCCTTGACGTGGCTGAAAAGAATCAAGAAGAAGCTGATGTGTATATCCACGTCACCTATATTAAGAAGTGGGACATATGTGCTGGAAATGCAGTGTTGAGAGCATTGGGTGGCCACATGACTACTCTGACGGGTGAAGAAATTAGTTACACTGGCTCAGATGGCAATGAGGGAGGACTTATAGCCAGTATCAACATGGACCATAAAGCACTAATTGAAAAACTTCCAGATTTGGAAAAAACATCACACAAATAA